The Panthera leo isolate Ple1 chromosome D1, P.leo_Ple1_pat1.1, whole genome shotgun sequence region GCATTTGGATTGCTGATGAGCTTCTGATGTTACTTTGTGATGCAGAAGGCAGGGGTGGGACGGGGACAGGTTCTGAGAAGAGGAAGGTGAATGGTATCTTCTatacaggaggaaggaaagggtccTGAGCAGACCTACGTAGAAACCTCCTCGCAGCCAGTGGCTACCACTCCACAGGGGCCATAAAGCCAGGGCCAGCCCCTTGGCAGAAGTGGGACTTTGCCACACACGCCCTCCACATCTTGATAAGAAACGGTCTCCTGGGCCCTTGATGTTCCCACCTCCTCTGCTTACGATGTCATGGAAACTTCTGTGTGGCTGGGTCTCTAAACATAGCAGCCCGCCCTCGGCTGTGGTGAGAAAGCCAAAGCCTTTAAGGGGTTGCACTAGGGGGCCGGAGGCAACAAGTAGCCGAGGCAGTGTGATGGAGCCCTGCACCCAGGGAGCCCACCGGGCAGCAAGCACCAGTGGGccagatgggggtgggagagtgcCCGTCACACGGTCCGTCTGGGGCAGAGGAATGGAAGCAGTGAAGGAAGGACACAGGTGGCCAGGGAGGGCAAGGGCCCAACTGAGGCAGGACAACTCCCGTGCCTTGCCCGGCAGTCTTGAAAAGTCCAGGCACCTGCTGAGGGAGAGAAGACATCTTTATTGGCTGAACAAGGAAAGGAGGTGCAGTCGATGTAGCTGATACTCCTATAAGCCACCGGTCTCCGGTTCACTTCTTCCGAGGCCAGTTTTCACCAAGATGACTGTACTGAGCATCATTCCGATCTCGCAGGGGCTAGGAGGTGAGAAGGGGGAACAGTGAGGCAGGCAGAGTCAGGATTCTCCCAGAGAGgaccccagcagaccccagagatgAGAACTCCTGCCTGAGTTTTCCAGCCCCCACATCCGCTCTGATGAGTTCCCCACCAGGACCCTTCATCCATTCACCTCCATTCATGTCCCCtcccgtgccccccaccccccattcatgGCTCCTCCCCCTCAGGGCTCACCTGATAGAGCTGGTCATTTCCCAGGAGAGCTTGAGTGTCAGCGGCTAGAAGAACCAGGGAAAAAGAGTCATCAGGGGCCTAGGAGGATGGGACAGTGAAACCCCACGCTCTGCAGGACGACCGCAGCTGGTGGCATCCTCAGAAGTCCGCATGAGCGAGATGGGCACAGGTCTTCCCAGAACCAGGTTTAGGAGTCACTGGGAGATTGCAAGAGCGGCTCCCAGGTGAGACACAACCCACTGCCAGCCCCATGCTTCGCAGGGGCACACTCACACCCACGACATAAGCGTGCACACACACTTTGTCCCATCCACTTACCCTTAGAGAGCCTTCCGGTCTCATATCCCGCAAAGCAATAGACCCCCAAAGCGAGGAGAAGAGTGGCGATTATGTCCGTGATGATGATGCCGGCCAGGGTGCCTGAGTCCAGTTCCACACAGTTCTGACACActgagggggaaggggagcctTCAAGACCAGGGAAGCATCTCTGCCTCCCTAGGGCGGCCCCGGGATCTCTCACACCAAGACCCGAACGTCAGTAAGACCCTTGGAGAAAGGCCTGCTGATGCCCTGGCTACATCCACCTGTGCCCTTTATCCCCAGAAATCCCTGAGAAGAGCCAAGAAGTAATGTCAGCTTTGTAGGAATGTAAACAAGGCGGTGGGCCAAACCTTTCTCCCGACGAAACCTCTACTGCTCGAGTCACAAGCccctactgttttgttttgttttgtttttccaccaGCTAAGCTCTTTCTCACTCCGAGGGCTCCAAAGCCTGGCTTATACCATTACAAGAGTGACCCCAGTTTGTTTGGAGAACAGATTGGTCCACTATAGTCCCCTCTGGCTCTGAAGTTCTCATAGCCAGAGGTCCCACCCATTTCAACCCCAAGGGTCCAGAAGGCACATACTTCGATAATATACTTGCGTGTAAGGTATCTTGTCTTGTTCGTCTGGCCTCTTGCACGTATACACTCCTCGTGGGTCCAGGATGCGTTTTCCCAGGTCCAGATTTGTATCGTTGCGAAATAGCGTTCCCATCGTTCCCTCCATCCATATGATGCTGGTGTTACAACTCAGCAACACCTTGTCCTCCAGTTCCTCCACGGATATCTTGTAGGGACTcacttgggtgggtggggggggggggggtggaaatacCATGATTTGAGTCAGCTGTTTGATCTCCAGCAGATGCCTGATTCTGCTGAGGCTTATACTTAAAAAGGACcactttcggggcacctgggtggttcagctggttgagcctttgattttggctcaggtcatgatcgcgcagttcgggagttcgagccctgcctggctctctgctgtccgcgcagagcctgcttcagaccctctgtccaccgcccccacacctcccccagtcacactctctcaaaaatagataaacattaaaaataaataaataaaaggaagtcgGAGGGGAGCGTAGGCTGCGGAAGCATCCGAGAAACATGAAAGGCAGAAGAGCGTTCCTCAGCTGAAGATGTCTACATTTGTTCCCCAACAAAACTTCTAGAATTACAAGGAACAAATAGGGGACAAGTAGAAGtccacctgggggaggggagaagccagTATGAATTACCAGCCCAGTGATCCAGAAGGAGACCCAGGGCAAATGCCATGTAAAGATTTTTAGGTTTTCTACCCttgctgagggggaggggaacagaaaaaCAGTTTTATCAAATTCATTCGTGGGGCTCCATGCAAGTCAAGTCTTGTAGGGAGTTTAGAGGCTGGAGGCGTATGTACAGCGTCTTTCTAGATCCCCTGAATTGCTTTGACTGAGAGCATGTCCACAGCCCACAGAGGCCCTAGAATCTGTATCTCCAATCCCCGGGGAAAGTGGAATCCAGATTTTTCCCTGAACTTCATATTCAGGTACCCGTTTGAATACAAGAGCATCCTCAAGAAAATCCCCCAAAAGAGCTGTTTCTCATGCCTCTCAAGCCGGCCAGGATGATACATGCGTGTACACTCGCTCAGGGAGATACAGGCACGTCAGATGCTTCACATCCTACAGTCAGTCGTGTCTCCCACGGGGAACCTGTTTCCAGTGGAAATCCTGGATGTCCCAAAGTGTTAGTCCCAGTTTGCCTGAGGCTGAGACGGTTTCTGGAACAAGGGACTATCGGTTTTAAAACCAGGCAAACAAATGAGTTGATGAGCCTACCTCCCTAAATCTGCCCTCCTTCCTGTTCAACCTAAAGCTAACTTTCTCTTTAACTTTCCCCTGAATGCTGGGTCATGCATGGCTCTTGGTGGTGACAAATGATGGCCAAATGAGTAAGAGCCCTAGACCCCAGAGACCCTCTGCCCTGGAAGGAATAGTGCTCCCTTACCAGCCCAGGCTCAGACCCCTGCAGACCACAACATTTCCTGCAGAGATCTCTGGCCTAAGGCCTTTAAAAAGACATTCAAGGGCAACATGCATGCCTACCTAGAGTCCGTCAAAGCCAAGAGCCTGTCTCCCAAACCCAAGCCCTGGGCTGTatcccagccctgctcccctgACAGCTCTGCCTTGTGATTTGAAGCTAGCATTGAGGACTTTCAAGTGGAGCTCCCTCCAGGTGGTAATGTCCCTCTCCAAGGGAGGGACGTTCTCCAACGTCCCTTCCCAAGATGCCCCCACCACCTGGAGAAGCCTTACCttgggagagaaggacagacagtGTCAGGCCGGCCAGAAAACTGGAGTGTTCCATTTTCCGGCAGAATTCATTCAGCAGACAGCCCCGGGTCTCAGAATGAGCGGCCAGGGTGAGAGAGGATGCCCTCCCCCAACCGACTCACGGGTACCCGGAAAAAgtaaaggggtgggggaggaactaGAAAACGCCtatttctctgctctctgccGTTGGTGATGGGAAACTGTCAGGGTAGGGGTagactgggggtggggtaggaaaGAAGCAGGTGCGAATTGCTCTTTCTGCAAGCAGTGAGcttgggggtgaggtgggagggagagtagAGACTATGAAAAAGGTTGTCTAGGCCTCCAGGAAGTAAAAGGAGATTTAGAATGTTCTTTCCTGCGTCACTGGTGAAAAACGATAATTGCAGAATTTCTGTCGACAGAATAACTGCATTCACTCACCACCTGAAAACAGCCAGCTCTCAAAACACTGGAGAAAAGCTGTAAGCCCCATCCCATAAGCCATCCCAGAAGGTTCCTCCCACTGCTGGGCTTTCTTGGGAGCTTGCCCAAGGTCCTCCTCTAGCAGCCTGGGATACCAGACTAAGTAACTTCCCACCAGTAGGACGCTGGGCTTTGGAACCCCACCAACCACCCCCACCGCCCTCAGCCAGACATTGGAATCCTGGCTCCTATACTGCCTACCCACAGGGCCTGGGCCAGTCAGGGAATTTTTCAGAGCCTGATTACCCCAGTATCACAATAATGATTTGGACAAAAAGTTTGCATCGTGCCTGACACATCATATTTGCTCAATAAGAAGTaactattaaaaacaatatgATTGATGCACAGGCAGAGTGAGCCTCCCCAGGAGACAGGTGGACTTCTTCCCCCTGAGGCCTATGGGGGTCCAAACTCTCTACACTGCCGGAGTTGGACTATAATTTACCCGAGGGCAGAGATAGCGTGGGTTTGGTTGTTCCCTTCTGTATCTCCAATACCTGGCTCGTGTCCGGCACGTCACGAGATCTCTGTACGTGTTTGTTGACTCACTGACCGACCTGCTGAGGGAGACGAACCTTAACATCCTGGAAGCTCTGTTCATGCTCTGGCCCTTGGAAATATATGGCCTGTCCCCTCGCAATTATTCTTCCTATTCTCTTCCAGGCAGGCACTTTGTTGATGATCTTGTCTCAAAAGAGCAGTGAAAAATTCCTGAGCAAGCGCCTGGACTGAGACGGGCTCGTGTTCAGATCTCCAGCCCTGAGCACGAGTGTCCCCACCTAAATTCCTTAATTCTGGCAACGGCAGCTAGCAACAAGCAACCGGCTGAGATCCTAGCAACAGGTTGGGGCAGAGATGTTTACCTCTCTCACGAAGTGAGGGGCCCAGGCCATCTCCTACCCAGAACCCAAGGGGTTTTCTTGTGCAAGCTGTCCCTGCAATGGGGATCcagcactctctccctcttcctcttgccAACTCCCATCCTCCACTCCttaacagaaaagcaaaatacaTCTGCACCTGCAGCCCTGCTGAGGCCCCCTTCTGCCCACATTTCAAGGAGAGGGTGGAGGCTCAGATTCAGGGCTTTCTCTCAGGGGCCCCAGCCTGAAGGATGCTGGGCGGAGCCAGACTAGCTGCTCAACAGGTCAGCTGGCTGCTAGGGGTTGCTTAGTGCTTCTGCAGGGACAAGACAGAGACTGGCATGGAGCAGGGGAAGCAGCTGGCTGGCCTCATCCTGGCCGTCACTCTTCTTCAAGGTAAGGGGTTCTGGCCGCCTGGAGGAAGGCTCAGGGGAAGAGATCATCACCAGGGGGGAAACAATATTGGGATCTCTAACCTCAAGCCTACCAGAGCCATCACATCAGAATTCCGAGAAGGAAGGGCAAAAATGAAGCCTCTTACTGTTCTTTGCCAGAGAGAAGCAGTGTCCCTTGAGAGACATGGGGTCCCTGTCTCTTCAGAAGTGAAAACAGAGGACTTTACAGGCTAGAGAGAGGACCCGGATGTCGCCATCTTAGGTCGAATGTAGCCCCAAAGGGCACAGGGCAGGAACCTGAAGAGAAAATGTATGTGTTCCTTAACGCAGAGCTGGAGTGAGCAGCAGACAGACCGATAAGGCATTTGCTCACTCGGTTGGTCAGCTGGTCAACTGGTCAACAAATATGAGTGAGATCCTGTTACATAACAGGCTAGAAGGATATAAGGATGAATAAAAACCTCTGCCCTAGTGAGCTTATAGTCTAACTGGAGAGAGAAGCTTCAGTGTCACCAGATTGAATGTAATGTGCAGTAAAGGGTGTCTGTATGCATATGCAGTTGGAAATAAACAATAGGAAGTAGATGAACTGGGTCAATGCCTGGAATCTGGACTAGAGATGGTTCTCCACATACCGGGGGGAGGCTAAAACCACAAAAGTTGTTGAAATCACACAAGTACAATGTGAGATCCCCAAAGAAGAGGAGTGAGGACGGAACCGAGAAGATATTAACCTTTAAAGGGTCATTAGAGAAAAACTTCtcgaagaagagagaagaggatgaTCACAGGGCTGGAATAACCAGATGAGTGCAATACCATCGAAAACCAAAGGAGGAGAGAGCTTCTAGAAGGAAAGAATCACCAAGAGTATGAAATATTATAGAAAGGTCTGCtgatagaatatatttaaaagtttaaatctGTGGAATCTGGCAAAATAAAGGAGGGCCATGCCTGATTTATAACAGTTTCAGTGGGGTAGTATGAGTGGAAACTGAATGGAAACATGTAGAAGATACAGGGCAGGTGATGAAGTGCACCAAATGCaaactattctttatttttttttcaagaattttcagtttgtgtgtttatttatttatttattttaatgtttttacttatttttgagacagagagagacagagcatgagcaggggaggggcagagagagagagcgggacacagaatctgaaacgggctccaggctctgagctgtcagcacagagcccaatgcagggctcgaacttacagactgtgagatcaggacctgagctgaagtccgatgcttaactgactgagccacccaggcacccccagactaTTCTTTAAAGATGTTTGGATGAGGACAGTTTAAGTGgtaagcagaaagggaaataggGTCTAAGATGAACTATTTTTGAGTGTGAGAGAAATTTGAGCACGTTTCTAGGCTGAAGGAAACGATAGTAGACCAAGGTCCTGGAGTTGATGTTGCAAGGATGGAGTCAAGAGTGGGCTCAAGGATGCAGAGAAGACAACCTTACCATCTGAGACgaagagaaaggaagatgggTTTAGTCATGGGTAGGCATGTAGATggaaaggaagccagagaaggtCGTTACGGCATCTACATTCTCAGTGAACTAAGTGGAAGGCAATGCCACTTGCTGAAACCAAGCTGGGTGATGGCTGAGCGGGGGACTTGAAGAAGACAAGCCACCAGtgagctgtgtgaacttggacaaTGCCTCCTTTCTGGGGCTCTGTTGGCTCACTAGTCAACCTAGGAAATGTGGCTACATGAGCTCTCAAATCCTAAAAAGGAGTAAGACTCagagaagcaaaattaaaagatgtCAGCAAGCAGGTGGACCCTCTCTCCTATAAAATCTGAGTTAGAATGAGGGacctctttgtccctcccatgGTGACCAGGTGGTCAGGAAGAAAGGCTAGCAAGAAATCTTCTTAACGGTttgtcttgcttttcttttttttttttttaattcaatcatccagtcatgcatgcattcattcaacaaatgtaaaGCTCTGACCATGTTCCACATACTGTACTAGGTACTATTAGTAATCCGTTCAGTCCTGCTAGAAGTTCTAAAACAGCTGACTCCTTCCAACCGTTTCCATCATACCTTTTTTTCCCATCATACTTCACTTCTGCCCTATCTGTCCCCATCACACGCTCTACATCTAGACGCACTACCTCTCTGTCCTTTTCCAACCCGTGTCTTTGCTCGTCTATTCTTTCTTCCCAGAATGCTCTTCTCTGTCCGGTGAATTCCTAATCATTCTTTGAGGCCCAGCCAAACATCACCTTCTCTGTTAAGGTTTCCCTGTCCCTCACTCTTGGGCAAAATCAATAGCTTCTGCCCCACTTTCATATGCACTCATGGAAGTACTAAAGATAATTGACAAATTCTATTGTATTAattccatacatatttattttttctacttcattgtaAATGCTTTGGAAGCAGCAAGTTAGTTCTTGtattacagtctttttttttccaccctgATTAATCATGCCAGGTACATAACAGTGCTTAGTTCATGTTTGGATTAAACTCATTTGAGTTGAATTCCCGTGTCAGTGCTCTGTAGTACATCCACCATACAACTCTACTACCCTGAGTTTTGAGACAGATTTGAGGGCTATTGAAGACCTACCTCCCCTACGGCATCCAGGGTTTCTACAAAAAAACGGATCACCAAGGCTGAGGATTCTAGAAGTACgtactttaaaaagtctttacTTAGtgtaggggtggctgggtggctcagtcagttaagggtctcttgatttcatctcagatcatgatctcacagttcgtgggattgacccccaggttgggctccatgctgttagtacGGAGCTTGCTtgagaccctctctctctctctccctctctctgcccctcccctgctcacactctctctcactctctcaaaataaataaataaacatttctttaaaaaggtctTTAgttggtaggggcgcctgggtggctcagttggttaagcgtcgacttcagctcaggtcatgatctcacggtccatgagttcaagccccgcatcgggctctgtgctgacagctcagagcctggagcctgcttcagattctgcgtctccctctctctgaccctcccccagtcatgctctgtctctctctgtctcaaaaataaacaaacatttaaaaaaactttttaaaagcggGGGCTTTAGTTGGTGTAAGCCCACGTTTGGCCAGAACTTTAGCTGCTAAAAAAAAGCAGAGCATTCCAGACTACACAGGCAATACCCTTATGAATATTGCAGTACCGTTCTGATGCTAACCATCCAGAGTTAATATCAGACTCCACAGGTTAAGGGCACTGTCCCCAACAAGACTGCCTTCATTTTAAATTCCAGGCACAAGTTCAGAGGTTCCCATACCACCTACACTTCTGACGCACAGGGTACAAATCTGGAGGGTTCCCAGATTTGATAATATGTTAGAACAACGCACGGAACTCGGGAAAGTGCCGCATTTACTATTACAGTtttagtataaaaaaataaaatcaggattttCCATGAAGAAGCACATAAAGTAAAGTCTGAGAGGGCCCTGAACACAGAGCTTCTGTGCTTTCTCCCTGTGGAATCAGAGTACATCACCCTCCTAATACATTGTGTTTACCAACGAGGAAGTTCCACTgaggtttttggttgttgttggttgtttttttttttttttttcattttgtttatttgagacagagagagcgtgtgagcatgggagaggggcagagggagagagagagagtctcaagcaggctccctgcttggcacagagcctaacatgaggctcaatctcacgaccctgggatcatgacccaccctgaaatcaagagtcagacgttcaactgactgagccacccaggtgcctgtgcaCTGAGTTTTTATTGGGGTTTCATGACATAGGTATAATTGATTGAATAATTGGCCATGTGACGGAACTCAATCTCCAGGCCCCTTCCCTTCCAGGGCTCAAAGTCCTAG contains the following coding sequences:
- the CD3D gene encoding T-cell surface glycoprotein CD3 delta chain; the encoded protein is MEHSSFLAGLTLSVLLSQVSPYKISVEELEDKVLLSCNTSIIWMEGTMGTLFRNDTNLDLGKRILDPRGVYTCKRPDEQDKIPYTQVYYRMCQNCVELDSGTLAGIIITDIIATLLLALGVYCFAGYETGRLSKAADTQALLGNDQLYQPLRDRNDAQYSHLGENWPRKK